Proteins co-encoded in one Aspergillus luchuensis IFO 4308 DNA, chromosome 6, nearly complete sequence genomic window:
- a CDS encoding putative Gamma-butyrobetaine hydroxylase subfamily (COG:I;~EggNog:ENOG410PFA3;~InterPro:IPR042098,IPR038492,IPR003819;~PFAM:PF02668;~go_function: GO:0016491 - oxidoreductase activity [Evidence IEA];~go_process: GO:0055114 - oxidation-reduction process [Evidence IEA]): protein MSRLLRTALRLPRASFPPASVLSRRVYSSSVVRRSAANATPPANNVAPTSSDAAPTVSSIASAASNATAEPSVSHEVASGSNELVSSPSNQSSTLEAGEQHEGKTPESSAGTVEYQDNKYTITRKDGGLIIQEGRKKPIEILDIILRDSCKCSTCVDPHSKQRNFRTSDISSDIISENPTIEHGKLHVTWKNDLRGAPAESTHQSTYDLHQLRHPILTPVEMESAGKNRWRAYWDNSRMQHWQHWITFDQFINNDISFAWSMRTLAELGLIFIKDIPDSREMVEKIATRMGPIRDTFYGRTWDVRSVPQATNVAYTDQFLGFHMDLMYMNDPPGYQLLHCLKNSCEGGESLFVDTFRVAYDMKQDDHTSYSRLLHHHIPYHYNHPDHFYTNTWPVFETQTFDDSVREGTSFSKSRLVHVNYSPPFQAPRKVRSPVPRKFREKNEALAKFASLLEDERYMFELKLNPGECVVFENRRVAHARRGFKTGTGERWLAGAYVDEDAMLSEFKTSSNKYPNLWRLKRKGLNSKHVKLLKGVGKPDELP from the coding sequence ATGTCTCGTCTGTTGCGAACCGcccttcgtcttcctcgggcCTCATTCCCTCCGGCCTCCGTTCTCAGCCGTCGTGTCTATTCATCCTCTGTTGTTCGTCGCTCAGCAGCTAATGCTACCCCTCCCGCCAACAATGTGGCTCCTACATCAAGTGACGCTGCTCCCACAGTTAGCAGTATTGCCTCCGCGGCCAGCAATGCGACCGCCGAACCCAGTGTATCACATGAAGTAGCAAGTGGAAGCAATGAGCTTGTATCATCGCCGTCAAACCAATCCTCAACTTTGGAAGCAGGTGAACAGCACGAGGGAAAGACTCCGGAGTCAAGCGCCGGGACTGTAGAATACCAGGATAATAAATACACAATCACACGCAAAGACGGGGGTCTAATCATCCAAGAAGGCCGCAAAAAGCCCATCGAGATCCTAGACATCATCCTTCGCGACTCCTGCAAATGCTCTACCTGCGTGGACCCTCACTCCAAGCAACGCAACTTCCGCACGAGCGACATATCCTCCGACATTATCTCCGAGAACCCAACCATCGAGCACGGAAAGCTGCACGTAACATGGAAGAACGACCTCCGCGGCGCACCCGCCGAATCAACACACCAGTCCACCTACGacctccaccagctccgacaccccatcctcacccccgTGGAAATGGAATCCGCGGGCAAAAACCGCTGGCGAGCCTACTGGGACAACAGCCGCATGCAACACTGGCAGCACTGGATCACCTTCGACCAATTCATCAACAACGACATCTCCTTCGCCTGGTCCATGCGCACCCTGGCCGAACTcggcctcatcttcatcaaagaCATCCCAGACTCACGCGAAATGGTCGAAAAGATCGCCACCCGCATGGGTCCCATCCGCGATACCTTCTACGGCCGCACCTGGGACGTGCGCAGCGTCCCCCAAGCCACCAACGTCGCCTACACAGACCAGTTCCTCGGCTTCCACATGGACCTGATGTACATGAACGACCCGCCCGGCTACCAACTCCTCCACTGCCTCAAAAACTCCTGCGAGGGCGGCGAAtccctcttcgtcgacaCCTTCCGCGTCGCATACGACATGAAACAAGACGACCACACCAGCTACTCCCGCCTCCTTCATCACCACATCCCCTACCACTACAACCACCCGGACCACTTCTACACGAACACTTGGCCCGTCTTCGAAACACAGACCTTCGACGACAGCGTCCGCGAAGGAACTAGCTTCTCCAAATCCCGTCTCGTCCACGTTAATTACTCCCCGCCTTTCCAGGCCCCCAGGAAGGTCCGGTCTCCTGTGCCCCGCAAGTTCCGCGAGAAGAATGAGGCACTTGCCAAGTTCGCCTCTCTGCTTGAGGACGAGCGGTATATGTTCgagctgaagctgaaccCCGGTGAATGTGTCGTCTTCGAGAATCGTCGTGTCGCGCATGCGCGTCGTGGGTTCAAGACTGGTACCGGTGAGAGGTGGCTCGCTGGTGCGTatgtcgatgaggatgcgATGTTGTCCGAGTTTAAGACTTCGTCGAATAAGTATCCGAATCTGTGGAGGTTGAAGCGTAAGGGGCTGAATAGTAAACACGTTAAGTTGTTGAAGGGGGTAGGTAAGCCGGATGAATTGCCTTAG
- a CDS encoding Mechanosensitive ion channel family (COG:M;~EggNog:ENOG410PF8H;~InterPro:IPR010920,IPR011992,IPR016688,IPR006685, IPR002048,IPR018247;~PFAM:PF00924;~TransMembrane:6 (i163-185o191-211i244-262o282-299i505-528o534-557i);~go_component: GO:0016020 - membrane [Evidence IEA];~go_function: GO:0005509 - calcium ion binding [Evidence IEA];~go_process: GO:0055085 - transmembrane transport [Evidence IEA]) — translation MSTSMGDHLAPDHLEEKSKHRSDDGTPDSDEGTYVYDSASNGNHLRVDTSYNDLDRTALASPVTAREESTRLEDDLAVMEAERMVSRSTQEAESKKSVHDGRPSTSRSRSRSRSRPNEHVDEFDEATNPLHEKAAVYNPPENPNTNIARFVKKLHESSFIIRYLTYILPLVIILLIPLLVGALAYPNASVGGVRLVWFSVWLEIVWLTLWAGRIVSKLIPIPVNALASIFTNNAKKWRDLAKQLELHATLFFWWLGVEISFLPTMKNHHVDGNHTTRSWENTLNKIIISVFVWTILNLVEKFIIQLIAISFHTRTYADRIEINKFQIGSLTKLYEFSRRKITAKDKEFEEQKQPSSNNGLKIPFHYAGKAGRLAKGAFTKVGDVAGAVAADFTGRTATNSNHPYQVVLALLRTTSGCQVLARRLYRTLVRDGFETVFSGDLKEAFDNNDEAEAAFTMFDKDMNGDISMEELESVCVEIGRERKAITASLKDLDSVVGRLDNILEFFVVIITLIVFLTLISTSAAGVLTSAGSSILALSWLFSATAQEFLQSVIFVFIKHPFDVGDRVTVYGNSGDAGLGDDYFVKQISLLYTEFKKMQGHVVQAPNSYLNGLFILNQRRSGALAEAVPIVIKYGTTLEQIDGLRQRLLEFVRSERREFQTNILTEMREVTENFSVTLNVVFFYKSNWQNEGLRLQRRNKFICMLMLALQEIGIEGPRMNLQGARVDIPFHVAGFPSHNMGAPPGSSDGRPPPTPVHQHDSIPENTGSSSSVRQHSILRRGADAAAARARGDSMLTRKHVDFSLGMRDVSSGDVMGDVFEDRGTRVDDVVRMANRETAERRIQEEEEEQAERQSRASGSHRRSHSNTSAAPSAAHSGRQSMESHGGHSLSSVSRGRFFRHRNSISSRGPADLEQGPNHGQQSPQIRAVSPAMDEK, via the exons ATGTCGACCTCCATGGGAGATCATCTTGCTCCGGATcatctggaagagaagagcaaGCACAGATCGGACGATGGAACTCCTGACTCGGACGAAGGCACTTACGTCTATGACAGCGCCAGTAACGGAAACCACTTGAGGGTGGACACTTCTTACAATGACTTGGATAGGACCGCCCTGGCCTCTCCGGTCACTGCGAGAGAAGAATCTACGCGTCTCGAAGACGACCTGGCAGTTATGGAAGCAGAACGGATGGTTTCGCGCTCCACGCAAGAGGCAGAGTCGAAAAAGAGTGTTCACGACGGCCGTCCATCCACCTCTCGCTCTCGTTCACGTTCTCGCTCGCGCCCTAACGAACATGTCGACGAGTTTGACGAGGCCACCAATCCGCTGCATGAGAAAGCTGCAGTTTACAATCCACCCGAGAATCCCAATACCAACATTGCCAGATTTGTCAAGAAACTCCATGAATCGAGTTTCATCATCCGTTACCTTACCTACATCCTGCCACTTGTGATCATCCTACTTATTCCGTTGTTGGTTGGCGCGCTGGCCTATCCAAATGCCAGTGTCGGAGGTGTCCGGCTGGTTTGGTTTTCAGTCTGGCTGGAAATCGTCTGGTTGACCTTGTGGGCTGGAAGA ATCGTCTCCAAGCTGATCCCTATACCTGTGAACGCGCTCGCTAGTATCTTCACCAACAATGCGAAGAAATGGCGTGATCTTGCCAAGCAATTGGAGCTGCATGCaactcttttcttctggtgGTTGGGTGTCgaaatttcttttctgcccACAATGAAGAACCATCACGTGGACGGAAACCATACTACGCGCTCCTGGGAAAATACGCTCAACAAGATTATCATTTCCGTCTTCGTCTGGACGATCCTCAACCTGGTGGAGAAATTCATCATTCAGCTTATTGCCATCAGCTTCCACACGCGTACTTATGCCGACCGGATTGAGATCAACAAGTTCCAAATTGGAAGCTTGACCAAATTATACGAATTTTCGCGGAGGAAAATCACtgccaaggacaaggaattCGAGGAGCAAAAACAGCCCAGTTCTAATAACGGCCTCAAGATCCCGTTCCATTACGCTGGTAAAGCGGGACGTCTTGCTAAGGGTGCCTTTACCAAGGTTGGTGATGTGGCCGGTGCAGTTGCAGCGGACTTCACTGGTCGCACAGCCACCAACAGCAACCACCCTTACCAGGTTGTGCTGGCTTTGCTGCGAACCACCAGCGGTTGCCAGGTTTTGGCTCGGCGACTCTACCGGACCCTCGTGCGGGATGGCTTTGAGACCGTTTTCTCTGGCGATCTGAAGGAAGCGTTTGATAACAATGACGAAGCCGAAGCTGCCTTTACCATGTTCGACAAAGACATGAATGGAGATATCTCCATGGAAGAATTGGAGTCTGTGTGCGTGGAGATTGGACGCGAACGCAAAGCAATCACTGCGTCCTTGAAGGATCTTGACTCTGTTGTTGGAAGACTCGACAACATCCTGGAATTCTTCGTGGTTATCATTACCCTAATTGTGTTCTTGACCCTGATTTCCACCTCGGCTGCTGGTGTACTCACGTCTGCAGGCTCCAGTATTCTTGCGCTGTCGTGGCTCTTCTCTGCCACTGCACAGGAGTTCCTTCAGTCGGTCATtttcgtcttcatcaagCATCCGTTTGATGTTGGTGACCGTGTCACAGTATATGGTAACTCTGGTGATGCGGGTCTGGGTGATGACTACTTCGTCAAGCAGATTTCTCTCTTGTATACCGAGTTCAAGAAGATGCAGGGTCACGTTGTGCAAGCCCCGAACAGCTATTTGAacggtctcttcatcctcaaccaaCGCAGATCAGGCGCCCTTGCCGAGGCTGTGCCTATTGTCATCAAGTACGGCACGACACTCGAGCAAATTGATGGCCTTCGCCAACGCTTGTTGGAATTTGTCCGCAGCGAACGCCGGGAATTCCAGACCAATATCCTTACTGAGATGCGTGAGGTGACCGAAAACTTCTCCGTCACCCTCAATGTTGTTTTCTTCTACAAGTCAAACTGGCAAAATGAGGGCCTGCGTTTGCAACGTCGCAACAAGTTCATCTGCATGCTCATGCTTGCCTTGCAAGAGATTGGCATCGAGGGCCCACGCATGAACCTCCAGGGTGCCCGTGTCGACATTCCTTTCCATGTCGCTGGGTTCCCTTCGCATAACATGGGTGCTCCTCCCGGCAGCAGTGATGGCCggcctcctcccacccctgTTCACCAGCATGACTCGATCCCCGAGAATACTGGCTCCAGCAGCTCTGTCCGCCAGCATTCTATCCTTCGTAGGGGCGCTGACGCCGCCGCTGCCCGGGCCCGCGGTGACTCGATGCTCACGCGGAAGCATGTTGACTTCTCTCTGGGAATGCGCGACGTTTCTTCCGGCGACGTCATGGGCGATGTCTTCGAAGACCGCGGCACTCGTGTGGATGACGTTGTTCGGATGGCCAACCGTGAAACCGCAGAGCGTCGtatccaggaagaagaggaagagcaagcCGAGCGGCAGAGCCGTGCATCTGGCTCTCACCGCCGAAGCCACTCCAACACCAGCGCCGCCCCGTCTGCAGCGCACTCCGGTCGTCAGTCAATGGAATCCCACGGTGGTCACAGTTTGTCCTCCGTTAGTCGTGGCCGATTCTTCCGTCATcgcaacagcatcagcagccgCGGCCCAGCCGATCTGGAACAAGGGCCAAACCACGGCCAGCAATCGCCTCAGATCCGTGCCGTGTCGCCCGCTATGGACGAGAAATGA
- a CDS encoding tubulin alpha chain (COG:Z;~EggNog:ENOG410PJZJ;~InterPro:IPR023123,IPR008280,IPR036525,IPR037103, IPR000217,IPR018316,IPR003008,IPR002452,IPR017975;~PFAM:PF03953,PF00091;~go_component: GO:0005874 - microtubule [Evidence IEA];~go_function: GO:0003924 - GTPase activity [Evidence IEA];~go_function: GO:0005200 - structural constituent of cytoskeleton [Evidence IEA];~go_function: GO:0005525 - GTP binding [Evidence IEA];~go_process: GO:0007017 - microtubule-based process [Evidence IEA]): MRGEVCHIHIGQAGIQLGNSAWELYLLEHGLKADGQLNPEAEDAINSGGSFETFFTETHNGKYVPRSIFVDLDPSPVDEIRTGQYRQLFHPEMLISGKEDAANNYARGHYTIGKELVESVADRIRRVSDNCNSLQGFLVFHSFGGGTGSGFGALLLERLSTDYGKKSKLEFAVYPSPRVSTAVVEPYNAVLSTHSTIENADCTFLVDNEAVYDICRRNLDIPRPGYEHLNRLIAQVVSSITSSLRFDGALNVDLTEFQTNLVPFPRIHYPLISYAPVVSSSRSSHESFKVQDLTFQCFEPNNQMVVCDPRKGKYMAVALLYRGDVVPRDCTQAIASLKAKASFNLVEWCPTGFKLGINYQKPVRVPDTELAPVDRSVSMLSNTTSISEAWGRLDHKFDLMYSKRAFVHWYVGEGMEEGEFSEAREDLAALEKDYEEVANDSLEPEGEEGEY; this comes from the exons ATGCGAGGCGAG GTCtgccacatccacatcggCCAGGCTGGTATCCAGCTTGGTAACAGTGCTTGGGAGCT GTACCTCCTTGAACACGGTCTCAAGGCCGATGGCCAGCTCAATCCTGAGGCTGAAGACGCAATCAATTCGGGTGGTTCGTTCGAAACCTTTTTCACAGAGACACACAACGGCAAATATGTCCCTCGTTCTATCTTCGTGGATCTTGATCCCTCA CCTGTCGATGAGATCCGCACCGGCCAGTACCGTCAGCTCTTCCACCCCGAGATGTTGATCAGCGGAAAGGAAGACGCTGCCAATAACT ATGCCCGCGGACATTACACCATCGGAAAGGAGCTCGTTGAATCAGTTGCCGACCGCATTCGCCGCGTCTCCG ATAACTGCAACTCTCTGCAGGGATTCTTggtcttccactccttcggCGGTGGTACCGGCTCCGGTTTTGGTGCCCTGCTGCTTGAGCGTCTTTCCACCGATTATGGAAAGAAGTCGAAGCTCGAGTTTGCGGTGTACCCTTCCCCTCGTGTGTCGACCGCCGTCGTTGAGCCATATAACGCTGTTCTCTCCACCCACAGCACTATCGAGAATGCTGACTGCACCTTCTTGGTGGATAACGAGGCGGTTTACGACATCTGCCGTCGCAACTTGGACATCCCACGTCCCGGCTATGAGCACCTCAACCGTCTAATCGCACAGGTTGTCAGCTCCATCACCTCAAGTCTCCGATTCGATGGTGCCCTCAATGTCGACTTGACTGAGTTCCAGACTAACTTGGTGCCATTCCCTCGTATCCACTATCCGCTGATTTCGTATGCACCCGTGGTCTCGAGCAGCCGCAGCTCCCACGAGAGCTTCAAGGTGCAGGATCTGACCTTCCAGT GCTTTGAGCCGAATAATCAGATGGTGGTGTGTGATCCTCGCAAGGGCAAGTATATGGCAGTGGCTCTGTTGTACCGCGGTGACGTTGTACCCCGTGACTGCACCCAGGCCATCGCCTCcctcaaggccaaggcctCATTCAATCTTGTGGAATGGTGCCCTACCGGCTTCAAGTTGGGTATCAACTACCAGAAGCCCGTTCGCGTTCCTGACACTGAGCTTGCTCCCGTCGACCGCTCCGTCAGCATGCTCTCCAACACAACTTCCATTTCTGAGGCGTGGGGTCGTCTTGACCACAAATTCGACCTCATGTACTCGAAGCGCGCCTTCGTTCACTGGTACGTGGGTGAGGGTATGGAAGAAGGCGAGTTCTCCGAAGCTCGCGAGGACCTGGCTGCGCTGGAGAAGGACTATGAAGAAGTTGCCAACGACAGTCTGGAGccggagggtgaggagggtgagtaCTGA
- the TPC1 gene encoding thiamine transporter TPC1 (COG:C;~EggNog:ENOG410PGGY;~InterPro:IPR018108,IPR023395,IPR002067;~PFAM:PF00153;~go_process: GO:0055085 - transmembrane transport [Evidence IEA]), translated as MSAGGEHLKDEGTRRQVVLAGGIAGLVSRFCVAPLDVVKIRLQLQIHSLSDPPSHHNVTGPIYKGTLSTMREIIRQEGITGLWKGNIPAELMYVCYGVIQFSAYRTTTQALAQLDAYRLPPSVESFVAGATAGGLATASTYPLDLLRTRFAAQGTERVYTSLMSSVRDIARNEGYAGFFRGCSAAVGQIVPYMGLFFATYEALRPPLAQYQDLPFGSRDAAAGVIASVSSKTVMFPLDLIRKRLQVQGPTRQLYIHRNIPEYQGVFNTMRLILRTQGIRGLYRGLTVSLFKAAPASAVTMWTYETSLRLLQDMEVATSKDE; from the exons ATGTCGGCCGGGGGAGAACACCTCAAGGATGAG GGCACACGACGACAAGTCGTCCTAGCAGGCGGCATAGCCGGCCTCGTATCACG ATTCTGCGTCGCCCCCCTAGACGTAGTCAAAATccgcctccagctccaaaTCCACTCGCTCTCCGACCCTCCCTCGCACCACAATGTAACCGGCCCAATCTACAAGGGGACGCTCTCCACCATGCGCGAAATCATCCGGCAAGAGGGTATAACAGGCCTGTGGAAAGGCAACATCCCCGCGGAACTAATGTACGTCTGCTACGGGGTGATCCAATTCAGCGCATACCGCACAACGACGCAAGCGCTGGCCCAACTCGATGCTTATCGACTGCCCCCCTCCGTCGAATCGTTCGTCGCGGGCGCCACCGCGGGCGGTCTCGCCACGGCATCTACATACCCGCTGGATTTGCTGAGGACGCGGTTCGCCGCGCAGGGCACGGAGCGGGTGTACACGTCGCTGATGTCGTCGGTGCGGGATATCGCGCGGAATGAAGGGTACGCAGGGTTCTTTCGCGGGTGTAGTGCGGCTGTGGGGCAGATTGTGCCGTATATGGGGCTGTTCTTTGCGACGTATGAGGCGTTGAGGCCGCCGTTGGCGCAGTATCAGGATTTGCCGTTTGGGTCGAGGGATGCGGCGGCGGGTGTGATTGCCAGTGTGTCGTCGAAGACGGTGATGTTTCCGTTGGATTTGATCCGGAAGAGGTTGCAGGTGCAGGGACCGACGAGGCAGTTATATATTCATCGCAATATTCCTGAGTATCAGGGCGTGTTTAATACGATGAGGTTGATTCTGCGGACACAGGGTATCCGCGGACTTTATCGGGGGTTGACGGTCAGCCTGTTCAAGGCTGCCCCTGCCAGTGCGGTGACGATGTGGACCTATGAGACTTCTTTGCGACTTCTCCAGGATATGGAGGTGGCTACGAGCAAGGATGAGTGA
- the GRX4 gene encoding PICOT family protein (COG:O;~EggNog:ENOG410PFJ2;~InterPro:IPR002109,IPR036249,IPR004480,IPR033658, IPR013766;~PFAM:PF00462,PF00085;~go_function: GO:0015035 - protein disulfide oxidoreductase activity [Evidence IEA]) encodes MSSLVEVASEAEFPNIISSIPPSCLQVLYFHAPWAAPCAQMRAVLSALASQYPATNPPSIAFLSVNAEELPDISEEYNVTAVPFVVLVRDHNILETISGSEAIQVRDAVERHAGAGAAASADGASKTVIPPPLTAVPRENVPATATQAPATNGNAAAPALTPEQSKEALFARLAELVKAAPVMLFMKGSPSAPQCGFSRQIVGILRERSVKYGFFNILADEDVRQGLKEFADWPTFPQLWVEGELVGGLDIVKEELENDPDFLDRFSVNKPAA; translated from the exons ATGTCCTCCCTCGTCGAAGTCGCCTCTGAGGCCGAATTCCCtaacatcatctcctccatccccccgTCATGCCTGCAGGTTCTCTACTTCCACGCTCCTTGGGCTGCTCCTTGCGCCCAAATGCGCGCCGTCCTCTCCGCCCTCGCCTCTCAGTACCCCGCGACcaaccctccctccatcgccTTCCTCAGCGTTAACGCCGAGGAGCTCCCTGATATCTCGGAAGAGTACAATGTCACCGCTGTTCccttcgtcgtcctcgtccggGACCACAATATTCTCGAAACCATTAGCGGCAGTGAAGCAATCCAAGTGCGCGATGCCGTTGAGCGCCACgccggtgccggtgccgCCGCCTCTGCAGACGGTGCTTCCAAGACCGTCATCCCCCCACCATTGACAGCCGTGCCTCGAGAGAACGTCCCCGCCACCGCTACACAGGCGCCCGCCACGAACGGCAACGCAGCCGCCCCCGCATTGACCCCCGAACAGTCGAAGGAGGCGCTGTTTGCGCGTCTCGCGGAGCTAGTGAAGGCTGCGCCGGTCATGCTGTTCATGAAGGGATCTCCCAGTGCGCCTCAGTGTGGCTTCAGTCGGCAGATTGTGGGTATTCTGCGTGAGCGGAGCGTGAAGTATGGATTCTTCAACATCttggccgatgaggatgtgaGACAGGGCCTGAAGGAGTTTGCGGATTGGCCTACCTTCCCGCAGTTGTGGGTGGAGGGTGAGTTGGTTGGTGGATTGGATATT GTCAAGGAGGAACTCGAGAACGATCCCGATTTCCTGGACCGCTTCTCCGTCAACAAGCCCGCTGCTTAA